Proteins encoded by one window of Myxococcales bacterium:
- a CDS encoding alpha/beta hydrolase, whose amino-acid sequence MTAKFEEGTIKGREGGGPALYFRARLPAATDTKAVLGLLHGYADHAERYDHVVEELVARGVGVVALDMRGHGRSEGPRGYCERFDEFLSDAQELGKLVDERAKPSGAATFLFGHSFGGLVATMSMLTSPREYKGLLLSGPFFGLGLEVPALKVLAGKVASRLVPKLGLPIGLTGKDVTHDPERARAYEADPLVFKAAKARWFTETQAAQADAFARAGALSVPLLELFGAADHVASPAAGKRFFDAAGHSDKTWAPKADLFHEILNEPSYKEICAEMADWILARV is encoded by the coding sequence ATGACCGCGAAGTTCGAGGAAGGCACGATCAAGGGGCGCGAAGGCGGGGGCCCGGCCCTGTACTTCCGCGCGAGGCTCCCGGCCGCGACCGACACCAAGGCGGTGCTCGGCTTGCTGCACGGCTACGCCGACCACGCGGAGCGTTATGATCACGTGGTGGAAGAGCTCGTCGCGCGGGGGGTCGGCGTGGTCGCCCTCGACATGCGAGGGCACGGGCGCTCCGAGGGGCCGCGCGGCTACTGCGAGAGGTTCGACGAGTTCCTGAGCGACGCGCAGGAGCTCGGCAAGTTGGTCGACGAGCGCGCCAAGCCGAGCGGCGCCGCCACGTTCCTCTTCGGCCACAGCTTCGGTGGCCTCGTCGCCACCATGTCCATGCTCACGTCGCCTAGAGAGTATAAAGGACTCTTGCTGTCGGGCCCGTTCTTCGGGCTAGGGCTGGAGGTCCCGGCGCTGAAGGTCCTCGCGGGCAAGGTCGCGTCGCGGCTCGTGCCCAAACTGGGCCTGCCGATCGGCCTCACGGGCAAGGACGTGACCCACGATCCCGAGCGCGCGCGAGCCTATGAGGCCGATCCGCTCGTGTTCAAGGCGGCGAAGGCGCGCTGGTTCACCGAGACCCAGGCCGCGCAGGCCGACGCCTTCGCGCGCGCGGGCGCCCTGTCGGTGCCGCTGCTCGAGCTGTTCGGCGCGGCCGATCACGTCGCGAGCCCGGCCGCGGGCAAGCGCTTCTTCGACGCCGCCGGCCACTCGGACAAGACCTGGGCTCCCAAGGCGGACCTCTTCCACGAGATCTTGAACGAGCCCTCGTACAAAGAAATCTGCGCCGAGATGGCGGACTGGATCCTCGCGCGCGTGTAG
- a CDS encoding (2Fe-2S)-binding protein gives MPTVVFEKKGKPVLTVAAPQGGSIQDMCDDHAAPVPFSCRSACCGTCRVEVLEGAESLEAPEDEELDVLDAFGQAPPQHRLACCAKMKAGGGTVRVQAVDD, from the coding sequence ATGCCGACCGTCGTCTTCGAGAAAAAGGGCAAGCCCGTCCTGACCGTCGCCGCCCCCCAGGGGGGCTCCATCCAGGACATGTGCGACGACCACGCCGCGCCGGTCCCCTTCTCGTGCAGAAGCGCGTGCTGCGGCACCTGCCGGGTCGAGGTGCTCGAAGGCGCCGAGTCGCTGGAGGCCCCCGAGGACGAGGAGCTCGACGTGCTCGACGCGTTCGGCCAGGCGCCGCCCCAGCACCGGCTGGCGTGCTGCGCGAAGATGAAGGCCGGCGGCGGCACGGTGCGCGTGCAGGCCGTGGACGACTGA
- a CDS encoding sigma-70 family RNA polymerase sigma factor, translating to MSDVQDAALVARIGGGDVGAAAALYDRHAASLFPLALRIVRDRAEAEDVLHDAFVALADRAAQYERAKGSVIAWLVTLVRNLAIDRTRRRDRRASLQREVIAFEPPAEAKDPEQLTGEVRERRRMQRALARLPVAQARTLSIAFFEGLTYPEIAEREGVPLGTIKSRAARALSALRAALAAEGLDEHPYGGG from the coding sequence ATGTCGGATGTTCAGGACGCCGCGCTCGTGGCGCGCATCGGGGGAGGGGACGTGGGCGCGGCCGCGGCGCTCTACGATCGCCACGCCGCGTCGCTCTTTCCGCTCGCGCTGCGCATCGTGCGCGATCGTGCCGAGGCCGAGGACGTGCTCCACGACGCCTTCGTGGCGCTCGCGGATCGTGCGGCCCAGTATGAGCGCGCGAAGGGCAGCGTCATCGCCTGGCTCGTGACCCTCGTGCGCAACCTCGCGATCGATCGGACGCGGCGCCGCGATCGGCGCGCGTCGCTCCAGCGCGAGGTCATCGCGTTCGAGCCGCCCGCGGAGGCCAAAGATCCCGAGCAGCTCACCGGGGAGGTCCGAGAGCGGCGACGCATGCAGCGGGCGCTCGCGAGGCTCCCGGTAGCGCAGGCGCGCACGCTCTCGATCGCCTTCTTCGAGGGGCTCACGTACCCCGAGATCGCCGAGCGCGAGGGCGTGCCCCTCGGCACCATCAAGTCACGCGCCGCGCGCGCCCTCTCGGCGCTGCGGGCGGCGCTCGCTGCGGAGGGGCTCGACGAGCACCCCTACGGTGGCGGGTGA
- a CDS encoding DUF882 domain-containing protein has protein sequence MRTTRTPTDRARVVRWAALVCVAACGILPSRALSGDPGFRVTRGGAMWAGRHVTPEVTAGEQALAAPAAEPLVPFVTDGTLVQTHTGEHLPLSAAEPSAARFDRLLADHVTGSAHTIDPRLLELVRALVARYPGARVEIVSGYRSEKLNEARRKKGRHVASHSQHTLGHALDFRVVPAGVTRGVDPRALEKEIRALGWDGGVGTYPTASDLFVHADVGRNRRWQN, from the coding sequence GTGAGGACCACGCGCACGCCGACCGACCGCGCGCGCGTCGTCCGCTGGGCCGCGCTCGTGTGCGTCGCCGCGTGTGGGATCTTGCCGAGCCGCGCGCTCAGCGGGGATCCGGGCTTCCGAGTGACCCGCGGCGGGGCCATGTGGGCGGGCCGCCACGTAACGCCCGAGGTGACCGCGGGAGAGCAGGCTCTCGCCGCGCCGGCGGCCGAGCCCCTCGTGCCCTTCGTAACGGACGGCACGCTCGTGCAGACCCACACGGGCGAGCACCTGCCGCTCTCGGCCGCCGAGCCCAGCGCCGCGCGCTTCGACCGTTTGCTCGCCGACCACGTCACGGGCTCCGCGCACACGATCGATCCGCGCCTCCTCGAGCTCGTGCGCGCGCTCGTGGCTCGCTACCCGGGCGCGCGCGTCGAGATCGTGAGCGGCTACCGCAGCGAGAAGCTGAACGAGGCGAGGCGCAAGAAGGGCCGCCACGTCGCGAGCCACAGCCAGCACACATTGGGGCACGCGCTCGACTTCCGCGTGGTGCCCGCGGGCGTCACGCGTGGGGTGGATCCGCGCGCCCTCGAGAAGGAGATCCGCGCGCTCGGGTGGGACGGCGGCGTCGGCACGTACCCAACGGCCAGCGACTTGTTCGTTCACGCCGACGTGGGGCGCAACCGCCGCTGGCAAAACTGA
- a CDS encoding SEL1-like repeat protein, with translation MELLTGQTLLGLVEARGALPFELALEILRQLAHAMDAAHAAGVVHRDLKPENIFLSESRRTGSPFFVKVLDFGIAHIVREAQITRTDAIGTPLWMSPEQAGAADEIGPGTDIWALGLIVFYLLTGRPYWLCAREPECSALSLVREVCLEPLALARERAGQVGFDGPLPEGFDAWFSRCVCREMAGRFPSAGVAIEALAEAFGAPPVGLPSRDLIDALAGSGEVDVAHAPTELVPSTARSRLAPTGSGDAKPERAVVVESAPLPQASASATPAQPPGVSVTKPELGAEARRAPRRVLVGALVVGALVVGGLVWRSRAGAATARRDLAACSSSADAAACGRACARGAVRACARAALGELDARDPEARLRAQITLRAACTQDVPEACAALGRALVFPADAAARDLKQGIALLERGCSDGPGCALLGTLKDLGTPDLARDARAYFDAACKESPISTEELLDCGLTLAHALEGPPGRSPPARLAPLRTRPWRDLCAVSSGDLCALAWLDPATPPGEERAALERGCDSGSSLSCNNLGVMRAEGLGGAQPNPALAREAFERACVAGEPAGCNNLAFVAGGLSATPRRGPRGAAVYKLRCGGPFQVGCAGWGTRVDVVPRGTPTSYPQAAAALERACAGGLTTGCVNLGAFLFTGRAVPRDRPRAERLFAESCFRGDASACGEQGAALLAVRMDHRRDTRAGLGFVDRACKGGELDSCMALEAHKVNGLPEPKHEREGALGLSRLASLKVYTHAHSLSTLYETGGPGLERSPERARALALEECEVELRCTDAAYYLSRAIGGPKDERRAVELLGRACEASDLASCGELGARYRDGRGVGRDPSRAIELLTRACDAGDSFSCNDLALAYARAEGVGRDPARALALARASCESGGADGCATVGIMLADGVGTPKDPAAAAPYLGFGCRRAVQAACEKLQAMHKPLPELDL, from the coding sequence ATGGAGCTGCTCACGGGGCAGACCCTGCTCGGCCTGGTGGAGGCGCGCGGCGCGCTGCCCTTCGAGCTCGCCCTCGAGATCCTCCGGCAGCTCGCCCACGCGATGGACGCGGCCCACGCCGCGGGGGTCGTGCACCGCGACCTGAAGCCCGAGAACATTTTCCTGTCGGAGTCGCGCCGCACCGGCTCGCCGTTCTTCGTCAAGGTGCTTGACTTTGGGATCGCGCACATCGTCCGCGAGGCGCAGATCACGCGGACGGACGCCATCGGTACGCCCCTCTGGATGTCGCCCGAGCAGGCCGGCGCCGCCGACGAAATCGGGCCAGGCACGGACATCTGGGCGTTGGGCCTCATCGTCTTCTACCTGCTCACGGGGCGGCCGTACTGGCTGTGCGCCCGGGAGCCCGAGTGCAGCGCGCTCAGTCTGGTCCGGGAGGTGTGCCTCGAGCCGCTGGCGCTGGCGCGGGAGCGGGCGGGGCAGGTCGGCTTCGACGGCCCGCTGCCCGAGGGCTTCGACGCCTGGTTCTCTCGCTGTGTCTGCCGCGAGATGGCGGGGCGCTTCCCCTCCGCAGGCGTGGCGATCGAGGCGCTCGCCGAGGCGTTCGGAGCGCCGCCGGTGGGGCTCCCTTCGCGCGACCTCATCGACGCCCTCGCCGGCTCGGGCGAGGTCGACGTCGCGCACGCGCCGACCGAGCTCGTCCCGAGCACCGCGCGCTCGAGGCTCGCGCCGACCGGGAGCGGTGACGCGAAGCCTGAACGCGCCGTCGTGGTCGAGAGCGCGCCGCTGCCGCAGGCCAGTGCCAGCGCGACCCCCGCCCAGCCGCCTGGAGTCTCGGTCACCAAGCCCGAGCTCGGCGCCGAGGCGCGCCGCGCCCCGCGTCGAGTCCTCGTTGGCGCGCTCGTCGTTGGCGCGCTCGTCGTCGGCGGCCTCGTGTGGCGCTCGCGCGCTGGCGCGGCCACCGCGCGCCGCGACTTGGCCGCGTGCTCCTCTTCGGCGGACGCCGCCGCGTGCGGGCGAGCGTGCGCCCGTGGCGCCGTGCGTGCTTGCGCGCGCGCGGCGTTGGGTGAGCTCGACGCGCGCGATCCCGAGGCGCGGCTGCGGGCGCAGATCACCCTCCGCGCCGCATGCACACAAGACGTGCCGGAGGCGTGCGCGGCGCTCGGCCGGGCCCTCGTGTTCCCGGCCGACGCTGCGGCGCGCGACCTCAAGCAGGGGATCGCACTGCTCGAGCGAGGGTGCAGCGACGGCCCGGGCTGCGCGCTGCTCGGGACCTTGAAGGACCTCGGGACGCCCGATCTCGCGCGCGACGCGCGCGCCTACTTCGATGCAGCCTGCAAGGAATCGCCGATCTCCACCGAGGAGCTCCTCGACTGCGGCCTCACCCTCGCGCACGCCCTCGAGGGGCCGCCGGGACGCTCCCCTCCGGCCCGCCTCGCGCCCCTCCGGACCCGCCCGTGGCGGGATCTGTGCGCGGTGTCCAGCGGCGATCTGTGCGCGCTCGCGTGGCTCGATCCCGCGACCCCGCCGGGGGAGGAGCGCGCGGCGCTGGAGCGAGGCTGCGACAGCGGCTCCTCCCTCTCGTGCAACAACCTCGGGGTCATGCGCGCCGAGGGCCTCGGTGGAGCCCAGCCGAACCCGGCGCTCGCGCGGGAGGCCTTCGAGCGTGCGTGCGTCGCTGGCGAGCCGGCGGGCTGCAACAACCTCGCGTTCGTCGCGGGTGGACTGTCGGCGACGCCGCGCCGAGGGCCTCGCGGCGCGGCGGTCTACAAGCTCCGCTGCGGCGGACCGTTCCAGGTCGGGTGCGCCGGCTGGGGAACGCGCGTCGACGTCGTGCCCCGCGGCACGCCCACGAGCTATCCCCAGGCCGCGGCGGCGCTCGAGCGCGCGTGCGCCGGCGGGCTCACCACGGGCTGCGTGAACCTCGGCGCCTTCTTGTTCACCGGGCGCGCGGTGCCGCGCGATCGGCCGCGGGCCGAGCGCCTCTTCGCCGAGTCGTGCTTCCGCGGAGACGCGAGCGCTTGCGGCGAACAAGGCGCCGCGCTCCTCGCCGTGCGCATGGACCACCGCCGGGACACGCGCGCCGGGCTCGGCTTCGTCGATCGCGCTTGCAAGGGCGGCGAGCTCGACTCGTGCATGGCGCTCGAGGCCCACAAGGTCAACGGGCTCCCCGAGCCGAAGCACGAGCGCGAGGGGGCGCTTGGGCTCTCTCGCCTGGCGTCGCTCAAGGTCTATACGCACGCCCATTCGCTCTCGACGCTGTACGAAACGGGCGGGCCGGGGCTCGAGCGGTCACCGGAAAGAGCGCGCGCGCTGGCGCTCGAGGAGTGCGAGGTCGAGCTCCGGTGCACCGACGCGGCCTATTACCTCTCGCGCGCCATCGGTGGCCCGAAGGACGAGCGCCGCGCCGTCGAGCTGCTCGGGAGAGCGTGCGAGGCGAGCGATCTCGCGTCATGCGGTGAGCTCGGCGCCCGCTACCGCGACGGCCGCGGCGTGGGGCGCGATCCGTCACGCGCGATCGAGCTGCTCACGCGGGCCTGCGACGCCGGCGACTCTTTCTCCTGCAACGACCTCGCGCTCGCGTACGCCCGCGCCGAGGGGGTGGGGCGGGACCCGGCGCGCGCGCTCGCCCTCGCGCGCGCCTCGTGCGAGAGCGGCGGCGCCGACGGCTGCGCCACCGTGGGGATCATGCTGGCCGACGGGGTGGGCACGCCGAAGGACCCCGCCGCCGCTGCGCCGTACCTCGGCTTCGGGTGCCGGCGTGCCGTCCAAGCGGCCTGCGAAAAGCTCCAGGCGATGCACAAGCCGCTGCCCGAGCTCGACCTGTAG